GTATCGACGTCGGCggaggggggtgggggtgggggtgggggtgggggtctGGACAGAGAAGGGGGGGTGGAGGGGGGTACAGCGGGGGGGGGGGGAACCGGCGTTCGACGACGGATGTCGGCGTTCGGCGACGGATGTCGGCGTCGGTGACCGGTGGTCGGGGCCAGCGGTTTGGTTGGGTCGACGCCGtaggtcggcgacggcgacggggccGGAGACCGGAGCACgggagagagagagggtagggagagagagaaagcCGTTCGGCCGGCGACGACGGTCGACGCCGGGGACCGGTGGTCGGGTTgggtcggcgccgacggtcggcgACGGCGTCGAAGTCCGTGGGCCGGGGCGaggcgagagagagagaggctAGGGAGAGAGAAAGAGCCGTTAGAGgctagagagagagaaagagccgttggactttggaaaataaaaattgtagaaaccacaatcaatacgtggctgccacatcatcaagttactgctcacgcatcaaattttggctcaaattttaaattttcttagttttttttattgttcCGTAGTTTCGcttgttggttccaatactaattggcaaactagtactcatttACTAGATTGTTtgttagtctttgtgttcgttcattcatGTTTagcgtttgttgtgtgcttttttttctcttttgtg
The Capsicum annuum cultivar UCD-10X-F1 unplaced genomic scaffold, UCD10Xv1.1 ctg65660, whole genome shotgun sequence DNA segment above includes these coding regions:
- the LOC124893818 gene encoding glycine-rich RNA-binding protein 7-like, with protein sequence IKPATKPRVDLLPGDFAAEMDLRLLATERRLRLKTELRLLDCCIDVGGGGWGWGWGWGSGQRRGGGGGYSGGGGNRRSTTDVGVRRRMSASVTGGRGQRFGWVDAVGRRRRRGRRPEHGRERG